Proteins encoded together in one Bacteroides ovatus window:
- a CDS encoding LytR/AlgR family response regulator transcription factor has protein sequence MMETEEKYKVVIVDDERTAIDALRRELEPYREFEVKGIAGNGAKGKKMIMELHPDLLFLDVELPDTLGLNLLSEIREDILWDMKVVFYTSYDKYLLQALRESAFDFLLKPFEAEDLKVIMDRYRKAMTSTSLPLLPSFASSISALMPQQGMFMISTVTGFKLLRLEEIGFFEYLKDKRQWQVVLFNQTCLNLKRNTKAEDIISYSQAFVQISQSAIVNVNYLAMIDGKCCQLYPPFHDKNDLIISRSYLKELQERFFVL, from the coding sequence GATGCTTTGCGCCGAGAGTTGGAGCCCTATCGTGAATTTGAAGTAAAAGGAATCGCAGGGAATGGTGCAAAAGGTAAAAAGATGATTATGGAGTTGCATCCGGACTTATTGTTTCTTGATGTGGAACTTCCGGATACGTTGGGACTCAATCTATTAAGTGAAATCAGGGAGGATATTTTGTGGGATATGAAGGTTGTGTTTTACACCTCTTATGACAAATACTTGCTTCAGGCGTTGCGTGAGTCGGCTTTCGACTTCCTGCTGAAGCCTTTTGAAGCAGAAGACCTGAAAGTAATTATGGACCGTTACCGGAAGGCTATGACCTCTACTTCGCTTCCTCTTTTGCCTTCTTTTGCTTCTTCTATTAGTGCATTGATGCCCCAGCAAGGCATGTTTATGATTAGTACAGTGACAGGCTTCAAACTCTTGCGACTGGAAGAAATCGGCTTTTTTGAATATCTGAAAGATAAACGTCAATGGCAGGTGGTCTTGTTTAATCAAACTTGTCTGAATTTGAAGCGAAATACAAAAGCAGAAGATATTATCAGTTATTCACAAGCTTTTGTACAGATTAGCCAATCTGCTATTGTAAATGTTAATTATCTGGCAATGATTGATGGTAAATGCTGTCAACTTTATCCGCCTTTTCACGATAAGAACGATTTGATTATTTCCCGAAGTTATCTAAAAGAACTGCAAGAGCGTTTCTTTGTTTTGTAA
- a CDS encoding DUF3836 domain-containing protein yields MKAKVSLKMFVLSAALLVVSLATSARSYDNQLIYNPIEENGMTVGQTVYKMDGNTLANYMKYNYKYDDNKRMIESEALKWNNSKDAWEKDLRINYTYEGKTVTTNYYKWNAKKQAYVLVPEMTVTMDNTNM; encoded by the coding sequence ATGAAAGCAAAAGTATCTTTAAAAATGTTCGTTTTATCTGCAGCTCTTCTTGTTGTATCGCTTGCTACTTCTGCACGTAGCTACGATAATCAATTGATTTATAATCCAATCGAAGAGAATGGCATGACAGTGGGACAAACCGTTTACAAAATGGACGGAAATACACTTGCCAACTACATGAAGTACAACTACAAGTACGATGACAACAAACGTATGATTGAAAGCGAGGCCTTGAAATGGAACAATAGCAAAGACGCATGGGAAAAAGACCTACGCATCAATTACACTTATGAAGGCAAGACCGTTACTACGAATTATTATAAATGGAACGCTAAAAAACAAGCCTACGTACTGGTACCCGAAATGACCGTTACGATGGATAATACAAATATGTAA
- the polA gene encoding DNA polymerase I encodes MDSGNKLFLLDAYALIYRAYYAFIKNPRINSKGFNTSAILGFVNTLEEVLKKENPTHIGVAFDPAGPTFRHEAFEQYKAQREETPEAIRLSVPIIKDIIRAYRIPILEVAGYEADDVIGTLATEAGRQGITTYMMTPDKDYGQLVSDKVFMYRPKHTGGFEVMGVEEVKAKFDIQSPTQVIDMLGLMGDSSDNIPGCPGVGEKTAQKLVSEFGSIENLLEHTDQLKGALKTKVETNREMITFSKFLATIKIDVPIQLEMDALVREEADENSLRSIFEELEFRTLIDRVLKKDISGNGITSATGSKVATGKSAPSPLPLFPEEGGGMQGDLFANFTPDEPGEAKKSNLETLESLTYNYQLIDTEEKRRKIIQKLLTSKILSLDTETTGTEPMDAELVGMSFSIAENEAFYVPVPSDQDKALKIVNEFRPVFENENSLKVGQNIKYDMIVLQNYGATVKGPLFDTMIAHYVLQPELRHGMDYLAEIYLHYQTIHIDELIGPKGKNQKNMRDLDPKDVYLYACEDADVTLKLKNVLEKELKENDAERLFYDIEMPLVPVLVNIERNGVLLDTEALKQSSAHFTAQMEQIEKEIYELAGETFNIASPKQVGEVLFDKLKIVEKAKKTKTGQYVTSEEVLESLRHKHPVVEKILEHRGLKKLLGTYIDALPQLINPRTGRVHTSFNQTVTATGRLSSSNPNLQNIPIRDENGKEIRKAFIPDEGCLFFSADYSQIELRIMAHLSEDKNMIDAFLSNHDIHAATAAKVYKIDLKDVGSDMRRKAKTANFGIIYGISVFGLAERMNVDRKEAKELIDGYFETYPGVKAYMDKSIQVAQEKGYVETIFHRKRFLPDINSRNAVVRGYAERNAINAPIQGSAADIIKVAMARIYQRFQTEGIQAKMILQVHDELNFSVPVNEKERVEEIVIEEMEKAYRMHVPLKADCGWGKNWLEAH; translated from the coding sequence ATGGATTCAGGTAATAAATTATTTCTTTTAGACGCTTATGCATTGATATATCGGGCGTATTACGCCTTTATTAAGAACCCAAGAATCAATTCCAAAGGATTCAACACTTCAGCCATACTGGGTTTTGTGAACACCCTCGAAGAAGTATTGAAAAAAGAGAATCCCACTCATATAGGAGTAGCCTTCGACCCCGCAGGTCCCACCTTCCGCCACGAGGCTTTTGAACAATATAAAGCACAACGCGAAGAAACTCCAGAAGCAATTCGTCTTTCCGTACCTATTATAAAGGATATTATACGCGCCTACCGCATCCCCATTCTGGAAGTGGCAGGCTACGAAGCCGATGATGTGATAGGTACGCTCGCTACCGAAGCCGGTCGCCAGGGTATCACTACCTATATGATGACTCCCGACAAAGATTACGGGCAGCTGGTAAGTGACAAAGTATTTATGTATCGCCCCAAACACACAGGAGGTTTCGAAGTGATGGGAGTGGAGGAAGTGAAAGCCAAGTTTGACATTCAGTCTCCAACACAGGTGATCGATATGCTCGGACTGATGGGCGACTCTTCAGATAACATTCCCGGATGTCCGGGAGTAGGAGAAAAGACTGCTCAAAAACTGGTCTCCGAATTCGGAAGCATCGAGAACCTATTGGAACATACCGACCAACTGAAAGGAGCATTGAAAACAAAAGTGGAAACCAATCGGGAAATGATTACGTTCTCGAAATTTCTCGCCACCATTAAAATCGATGTCCCTATCCAACTTGAGATGGATGCTCTTGTCCGCGAAGAAGCAGACGAGAATTCACTCCGCAGCATTTTCGAGGAATTGGAATTTAGAACACTCATCGACCGGGTGCTCAAAAAAGATATTTCCGGAAACGGAATAACCTCTGCCACCGGAAGCAAAGTTGCTACTGGAAAAAGTGCCCCCTCTCCTCTTCCACTTTTTCCCGAAGAAGGAGGCGGAATGCAAGGCGATTTATTTGCGAATTTCACGCCCGATGAACCGGGTGAAGCAAAAAAATCGAACCTAGAGACGTTAGAATCGCTCACTTACAACTATCAACTCATTGATACAGAAGAGAAAAGGCGGAAAATTATTCAAAAGTTACTTACATCGAAAATTCTCTCGTTAGATACGGAAACCACCGGAACCGAACCAATGGATGCCGAATTAGTCGGAATGAGCTTTTCGATTGCAGAGAATGAAGCTTTTTATGTTCCCGTACCATCGGACCAAGACAAAGCGTTAAAAATCGTAAATGAGTTCCGTCCGGTCTTCGAAAATGAGAATTCGTTAAAAGTCGGACAAAATATCAAGTACGACATGATTGTTCTTCAAAATTATGGCGCAACAGTAAAAGGTCCACTTTTCGATACGATGATCGCTCATTATGTTCTTCAACCGGAACTTCGTCATGGCATGGATTATCTTGCGGAAATTTACCTGCACTATCAGACTATCCACATTGACGAACTGATAGGTCCCAAAGGAAAGAATCAGAAGAACATGCGCGATCTCGACCCGAAAGATGTATATCTATATGCCTGCGAAGATGCAGACGTAACTCTGAAACTGAAAAATGTATTGGAGAAAGAACTGAAAGAAAATGACGCAGAACGTTTGTTCTATGATATAGAAATGCCGCTAGTTCCCGTATTGGTTAATATAGAACGGAACGGGGTATTGCTGGATACGGAAGCATTGAAGCAGTCGTCCGCCCATTTCACCGCCCAGATGGAGCAAATCGAAAAAGAGATTTACGAATTGGCCGGTGAGACTTTCAATATCGCTTCGCCCAAACAAGTCGGTGAGGTACTGTTTGACAAACTGAAAATCGTAGAGAAGGCAAAAAAGACTAAGACCGGCCAGTACGTCACCTCAGAAGAAGTGCTCGAAAGCCTCCGGCACAAACATCCGGTAGTAGAAAAGATTCTGGAACATCGCGGACTGAAAAAGCTATTGGGCACGTATATCGACGCACTCCCTCAGCTTATCAATCCACGTACAGGAAGGGTGCACACCTCTTTCAACCAGACTGTAACCGCTACGGGACGCCTTAGTTCAAGCAATCCGAACTTACAAAATATCCCTATCCGCGACGAGAATGGAAAAGAAATCCGCAAGGCTTTCATCCCCGATGAAGGCTGCCTCTTCTTCTCTGCCGACTATTCGCAAATTGAATTGCGCATCATGGCACACCTTAGCGAGGATAAGAATATGATTGATGCTTTCCTTAGCAATCACGATATTCATGCGGCCACTGCTGCCAAAGTTTATAAGATCGACCTGAAAGACGTAGGTTCCGACATGCGCCGTAAAGCCAAGACTGCCAATTTCGGTATCATCTATGGCATATCCGTATTTGGTCTTGCCGAACGAATGAATGTAGATCGTAAAGAAGCCAAAGAGTTAATCGACGGTTACTTTGAAACTTATCCGGGAGTGAAAGCATATATGGATAAAAGCATTCAGGTGGCCCAGGAAAAAGGCTATGTGGAAACAATCTTCCATCGGAAGCGCTTCTTACCGGACATCAATTCGCGGAATGCCGTTGTACGCGGATATGCGGAACGAAATGCCATCAACGCCCCTATCCAGGGAAGTGCGGCAGATATTATAAAAGTAGCAATGGCACGTATCTATCAACGGTTCCAGACCGAAGGAATACAAGCCAAAATGATCCTGCAAGTACATGACGAATTAAATTTCAGCGTTCCTGTCAATGAAAAAGAGCGTGTAGAAGAAATCGTCATCGAAGAAATGGAGAAAGCATACCGCATGCACGTCCCCTTGAAAGCAGATTGCGGATGGGGCAAAAACTGGCTTGAGGCACATTAA
- a CDS encoding polyprenyl synthetase family protein: MDSISLIRTPIEAELGDFKELFDSSLSSSNALLDSVVSHIRQRNGKMMRPILVLLVARLYGAICPSTLHAAVSLELLHTASLVHDDVVDESSERRGQLSVNAIFNNKVAVLTGDYLLATSLVHAELTNSHRIIQLVSTLGQDLADGELLQLSNVSNHSFSEEVYFDVIRKKTAALFAACTKAAAFSVGVGEGEAELARLLGEYIGICFQIKDDIFDYFDNKEIGKPTGNDMLEGKLTLPALYVLNTTKNEEAQEIAIKVKEGTATLDEIAHLISFIKENGGIEYAVQTMNVYKQKAFNLLASLPDSDICAALRAYLDYVVDREK; the protein is encoded by the coding sequence ATGGACAGTATCTCACTTATCAGAACTCCGATTGAAGCGGAACTGGGCGACTTCAAAGAACTTTTTGATAGTTCTCTCTCCAGTTCAAATGCATTGCTCGATAGCGTCGTATCTCACATACGGCAGAGGAATGGTAAGATGATGCGGCCTATTCTTGTTTTACTCGTGGCACGTCTTTATGGAGCTATATGTCCTTCCACTCTTCATGCGGCTGTTTCACTGGAACTCCTTCATACGGCCAGCCTGGTACATGATGACGTAGTGGATGAAAGTTCCGAACGTCGTGGACAGCTCTCGGTAAATGCTATCTTTAATAATAAAGTAGCGGTGCTGACGGGTGACTATTTATTGGCAACCAGCCTCGTACACGCCGAACTGACAAACAGTCATCGTATTATTCAGCTGGTGTCCACTCTTGGACAGGATCTTGCTGACGGTGAGTTGCTTCAGCTTTCAAATGTAAGTAATCACAGTTTTTCCGAGGAAGTCTATTTTGATGTAATCCGCAAGAAAACTGCTGCTCTTTTTGCTGCCTGCACAAAGGCTGCCGCTTTCTCGGTAGGTGTGGGTGAGGGGGAAGCTGAACTTGCCCGTTTGCTGGGCGAATATATTGGGATCTGTTTCCAGATAAAGGATGATATTTTCGATTACTTTGATAATAAGGAGATTGGTAAACCTACGGGTAATGATATGCTTGAAGGTAAACTGACATTACCTGCTTTGTATGTGCTGAATACGACGAAAAACGAGGAAGCGCAAGAAATTGCAATCAAAGTAAAGGAGGGTACGGCTACTCTTGATGAAATAGCTCATTTGATTTCGTTTATTAAAGAAAACGGAGGTATTGAATATGCGGTTCAGACTATGAATGTCTATAAGCAAAAAGCTTTTAATCTATTGGCTTCTTTGCCGGATTCTGATATCTGTGCAGCTCTCCGGGCTTATCTGGATTACGTAGTAGACCGCGAAAAATAG
- a CDS encoding DUF1266 domain-containing protein, with translation MDAYTRTLRFNHNPLNLILGAEKKKGLRIGYMEAGLQGFYLNSIETGIHPQKLSKLLTEEFHCTDNESATGLFQFLINEGDRVSYQIMLPYLLSTENINEFENIIQKRFFGVERFIRQGKNLYKFVKYTEERRDPIIWINDLEKGIIGWDMGLLVSLARASQACGHITKEKAWDYIEQAAKLCSLDLHTAEEIDKSFLLGKAMKSEKIEDWDRLLLCYSLLAKYRK, from the coding sequence ATGGACGCATATACAAGAACCTTAAGATTCAATCACAACCCTCTGAACCTCATCCTCGGAGCAGAGAAAAAGAAGGGGCTACGCATCGGTTATATGGAAGCCGGACTGCAAGGCTTCTATCTCAACTCCATAGAGACCGGAATCCATCCGCAAAAGCTATCCAAACTGTTAACAGAGGAGTTTCACTGCACCGATAATGAGTCCGCCACCGGACTATTCCAGTTCCTTATCAACGAAGGCGACAGAGTCTCCTACCAGATTATGCTCCCCTATTTACTCTCTACAGAGAACATCAACGAGTTCGAAAACATCATTCAAAAGCGTTTTTTCGGAGTGGAACGCTTTATCCGTCAAGGAAAGAATCTATACAAATTTGTGAAATATACAGAGGAAAGAAGGGACCCTATTATATGGATAAATGACTTGGAAAAAGGCATTATCGGATGGGATATGGGACTGCTTGTGAGCCTGGCGCGCGCCTCCCAAGCATGTGGTCACATCACCAAAGAGAAAGCCTGGGACTACATAGAGCAAGCCGCCAAATTATGCTCTTTAGATCTTCATACAGCGGAAGAAATAGACAAGAGTTTCCTTTTAGGAAAAGCGATGAAATCGGAAAAGATAGAAGATTGGGACCGGTTATTATTGTGCTATTCACTTCTGGCAAAATACCGGAAGTAA
- the deoC gene encoding deoxyribose-phosphate aldolase gives MEENNSQPNKYNAALAKYNTNLSDADIQARVAELIEKKVPENNTEDVKKFLFNCIDLTTLNSTDSDKSVMHFTEKVNQFDDEYPDLKNVAAICVYPNFAAIVKNTLEVDGVNIACVSGGFPSSQTFIEVKVAETALAIAEGADEIDIVISIGKFLSGDYEGMCEEIQELKEVCKERHLKVILETGALKSASNIKKASILSMYSGADFIKTSTGKQQPAATPEAAYVMCEAIKEYHQKTGIKIGFKPAGGINTVNDAIIYYTIVKELLGEEWLDNQLFRLGTSRLANLLLSDIKGEEIKFF, from the coding sequence ATGGAAGAGAATAACTCACAGCCCAACAAGTACAATGCCGCATTGGCAAAGTATAATACCAATCTGAGCGATGCAGATATTCAAGCTCGCGTAGCTGAATTGATTGAGAAAAAAGTGCCGGAAAACAACACGGAAGACGTTAAGAAGTTCCTGTTCAACTGTATTGATCTAACTACTTTGAATAGTACAGACAGTGACAAAAGTGTGATGCACTTTACCGAAAAAGTCAATCAGTTTGACGACGAATATCCTGATCTTAAAAATGTTGCAGCAATCTGTGTATACCCCAATTTTGCAGCCATCGTTAAGAATACGCTGGAGGTAGACGGAGTCAATATAGCCTGTGTATCAGGAGGTTTTCCCTCTTCACAGACATTCATTGAAGTAAAAGTGGCAGAAACAGCATTAGCAATCGCAGAAGGTGCAGATGAAATAGATATTGTCATTTCCATCGGCAAATTCCTAAGCGGAGACTACGAAGGAATGTGTGAAGAAATACAGGAATTAAAGGAAGTTTGCAAGGAACGCCACCTCAAAGTGATCCTCGAAACTGGTGCACTAAAGAGCGCTTCCAACATCAAGAAAGCCTCTATCCTATCCATGTATTCGGGCGCAGATTTCATCAAGACTTCCACTGGTAAGCAACAGCCTGCCGCTACTCCGGAAGCCGCTTACGTGATGTGTGAAGCCATCAAAGAATACCACCAGAAGACCGGAATCAAGATTGGATTCAAACCGGCAGGTGGCATCAATACCGTTAATGATGCGATTATTTACTACACAATTGTAAAAGAGCTATTGGGTGAAGAATGGCTGGATAATCAACTGTTCCGCCTGGGAACCAGCCGCTTAGCCAACCTCCTTCTTTCTGACATCAAAGGGGAAGAAATCAAGTTCTTCTAA
- a CDS encoding nucleotide pyrophosphohydrolase, giving the protein MTLEEAQKQVDQWVKTYGVRYFSELTNMAVLTEEVGELARVMARKYGDQSFKEGEKDNIDEEIADVLWVLLCIANQTGVDITTAFQKSMDKKTKRDNKRHINNPKLKDHGRE; this is encoded by the coding sequence ATGACTCTGGAAGAAGCACAGAAACAAGTGGACCAATGGGTGAAAACATACGGTGTCCGCTACTTCAGCGAGTTGACCAATATGGCAGTTCTCACGGAAGAGGTAGGAGAACTGGCGCGTGTCATGGCCCGCAAATATGGAGATCAATCCTTTAAAGAGGGAGAGAAAGATAATATAGATGAAGAGATAGCAGACGTTTTATGGGTGCTTCTCTGCATTGCCAACCAGACAGGTGTAGACATAACCACTGCTTTCCAGAAAAGCATGGATAAGAAAACGAAACGAGATAATAAAAGACATATCAACAACCCAAAACTGAAAGATCATGGAAGAGAATAA
- the dtd gene encoding D-aminoacyl-tRNA deacylase produces MRIVIQRVSHASVTIEGHCKSSIRKGMLILVGIEEADGQEDIDWLCKKIVNLRIFDDENGVMNKSILEDGGEILVISQFTLHASTKKGNRPSYIKAAKPDVSIPLYEQFCKDLSGALGKEIGTGIFGADMKVELLNDGPVTICMDTKNKE; encoded by the coding sequence ATGAGAATAGTCATACAACGGGTAAGCCATGCGTCAGTAACCATTGAAGGACACTGTAAGTCGTCCATTAGGAAAGGGATGCTGATATTAGTCGGTATTGAAGAAGCAGACGGGCAGGAAGATATCGACTGGCTCTGCAAGAAGATTGTAAATCTACGTATCTTTGATGATGAGAATGGTGTAATGAACAAATCTATCTTAGAAGATGGAGGTGAGATTCTGGTTATCAGCCAGTTCACGTTACACGCTTCTACCAAGAAAGGAAATCGCCCCTCCTATATCAAAGCTGCCAAGCCGGATGTCTCTATCCCACTCTACGAACAATTCTGCAAAGATTTAAGCGGTGCATTGGGAAAAGAAATAGGTACAGGCATCTTTGGAGCGGACATGAAAGTTGAACTTTTAAACGACGGTCCCGTTACTATATGCATGGATACAAAAAACAAAGAATAA
- the uvrC gene encoding excinuclease ABC subunit UvrC — translation MNTEPESRANEYLKGIVANLPEKPGIYQYLNTEGTIIYVGKAKNLKKRVYSYFSKEHEPGKTRVLVSKIADIRYIVVNTEEDALLLENNLIKKYKPRYNVLLKDDKTYPSICVQNEYFPRVFRTRKIIRNGSSYYGPYSHIPSMYAVLDLIKHLYPLRTCSLNLTPENIRAGKFNVCLEYHIKNCAGPCIGLQSQEDYLKNIDEIKEILKGNTQEISRMLLERMQTLAGEMKFEEAQKVKEKYLLIENYRSKSEVVSAVLHNIDVFSIEEDESNSAFINYLHITNGAINQAFTFEYKKKLNESKEELLTLGIIEMRERYKSQSREIIVPFELDLELNNIVFTVPQRGDKKKLLDLSILNVKQYKADRLKQAEKLNPEQRSMRLMKEIQQELHLDRPPLQIECFDNSNIQGSDAVAACVVFKKAKPSKKDYRKYNIKTVVGPDDYASMKEVVRRRYQRAIEENTPLPDLIITDGGKGQMEVVREVIEDELNLTIPIAGLAKDNRHRTSELLFGFPPQTIGIKQQSPLFRLLTQIQDEVHRFAISFHRDKRSKRQVASALDNIKGIGEKTKTALLKEFKSVKRIKEASFEEISAVIGEAKAKTVKEGLGNEQQ, via the coding sequence ATGAATACAGAACCAGAAAGCAGAGCCAATGAATATTTGAAAGGGATTGTAGCCAACCTTCCCGAGAAACCGGGTATTTACCAATACTTGAACACGGAGGGCACAATTATATACGTTGGAAAGGCTAAAAATCTAAAGAAAAGAGTCTACTCCTACTTCAGCAAAGAGCATGAACCGGGAAAGACACGAGTGCTGGTCAGCAAAATCGCCGATATTCGTTATATTGTAGTCAACACGGAAGAAGATGCGTTATTGCTGGAGAATAATCTGATAAAGAAATATAAGCCGCGCTACAACGTTCTATTAAAGGATGACAAGACATACCCTTCTATTTGCGTACAAAACGAGTATTTTCCCAGAGTTTTCAGAACAAGGAAGATTATCAGGAACGGTTCTTCGTATTATGGACCGTATAGTCACATACCATCCATGTATGCGGTACTGGATCTGATAAAGCATTTATATCCTTTGCGAACTTGCAGTTTAAACCTAACTCCGGAGAATATACGGGCTGGTAAGTTTAACGTATGCCTGGAATATCATATAAAGAACTGCGCAGGACCATGCATCGGGCTACAATCACAGGAGGATTATCTCAAAAACATTGATGAAATCAAAGAGATCCTGAAAGGAAATACACAAGAAATCAGCCGTATGCTACTGGAAAGGATGCAGACATTAGCCGGTGAGATGAAGTTTGAAGAAGCACAGAAGGTGAAAGAGAAATATCTTCTGATAGAAAACTACCGTTCCAAATCGGAGGTAGTAAGCGCTGTATTGCACAACATAGATGTATTTTCTATTGAAGAGGACGAGTCCAATTCCGCTTTCATCAACTATCTGCATATTACAAACGGCGCCATTAACCAGGCGTTTACATTCGAATATAAAAAGAAGCTGAATGAATCAAAAGAAGAACTTTTGACACTGGGTATTATCGAAATGCGGGAACGCTATAAGAGTCAATCCAGAGAGATTATAGTGCCTTTTGAACTTGATTTGGAGCTAAACAACATCGTATTTACCGTTCCACAGCGGGGAGATAAAAAGAAATTGCTGGATCTTTCGATTCTAAACGTGAAGCAATACAAAGCCGACCGTCTAAAACAGGCGGAAAAGCTGAATCCGGAGCAAAGAAGTATGCGATTAATGAAAGAGATACAGCAAGAGTTGCATCTGGACAGACCGCCTTTGCAAATTGAATGCTTTGACAACTCAAACATACAGGGTTCTGATGCCGTGGCCGCTTGCGTTGTCTTTAAAAAGGCTAAACCCTCAAAGAAGGATTATCGGAAATACAATATAAAGACGGTTGTAGGACCTGACGACTATGCATCCATGAAAGAGGTCGTCAGAAGACGTTATCAGCGCGCTATTGAAGAGAACACCCCTCTGCCCGACCTGATTATCACCGATGGTGGAAAAGGCCAAATGGAGGTCGTTAGAGAGGTGATTGAAGATGAGCTGAACTTAACAATCCCGATTGCCGGACTGGCAAAGGACAATCGCCATCGCACATCGGAACTGCTTTTTGGATTTCCTCCGCAGACTATCGGTATCAAACAGCAAAGCCCGTTATTCCGTTTGCTGACACAGATTCAGGATGAGGTGCACCGCTTTGCCATCAGTTTCCATCGTGATAAACGCAGCAAACGGCAGGTAGCATCGGCATTAGACAATATCAAAGGGATTGGAGAAAAGACAAAAACAGCGCTTCTGAAAGAATTTAAGAGCGTAAAACGGATCAAAGAAGCCTCTTTTGAGGAGATTTCCGCTGTGATTGGAGAAGCGAAAGCCAAGACTGTAAAAGAAGGTTTAGGTAACGAACAACAATAA
- a CDS encoding adenine phosphoribosyltransferase — protein MIMSKETLIKSIREVPDFPIPGILFYDVTTLFKDPWCLQELSNIMFDMYKDKGITKVVGIESRGFIMGPILATRLNAGFIPIRKPGKLPAETIEESYDKEYGKDTVQIHKDALDENDVILLHDDLLATGGTMKAACELVKRLKPKKVYVNFIIELKELNGKSLFGDDVEVESVLSL, from the coding sequence ATGATTATGAGCAAAGAAACACTAATCAAAAGCATTCGGGAAGTACCCGATTTTCCGATTCCCGGAATCCTGTTCTACGACGTCACTACTCTATTCAAAGATCCATGGTGCTTGCAGGAATTATCCAATATCATGTTCGATATGTATAAGGATAAAGGAATCACCAAAGTGGTGGGTATAGAATCAAGAGGCTTTATTATGGGACCGATTCTGGCAACCCGTCTGAACGCCGGTTTCATTCCTATCCGCAAGCCCGGCAAGCTCCCTGCAGAAACGATTGAAGAAAGCTACGATAAGGAGTATGGCAAAGACACGGTGCAAATTCACAAAGATGCACTGGACGAAAACGACGTAATTCTACTACATGATGATTTGCTGGCAACAGGAGGCACCATGAAAGCAGCTTGCGAATTGGTGAAAAGACTAAAGCCTAAAAAGGTATATGTAAACTTCATCATCGAATTGAAAGAACTGAATGGAAAATCTTTGTTCGGAGATGACGTAGAAGTAGAATCGGTATTGTCTTTATAA